In Pongo abelii isolate AG06213 chromosome X, NHGRI_mPonAbe1-v2.0_pri, whole genome shotgun sequence, one DNA window encodes the following:
- the LOC100443622 gene encoding diphosphoinositol polyphosphate phosphohydrolase 3-beta, whose protein sequence is MKCKPNQTRTYDPEGFKKRAACLCFRSEREDEVLLVSSSRYPDRWIVPGGGMEPEEEPGGAAVREVYEEAGVKGKLGRLLGVFEQNQDRKHRTYVYVLTVTELLEDWEDSVSIGRKREWFKVEDAIKVLQCHKPVHAEYLEKLKLGGSPTNGNSMAPSSPDSDP, encoded by the exons ATGAAGTGCAAACCCAACCAGACGCGGACCTACGACCCCGAGGGGTTCAAGAAGCGGGCGGCATGCCTGTGCTTCCGGAGCGAGCGCGAGGACGAGGTCCTGTTAGTGAGTAGCAGCCGGTACCCGGACCGCTGGATCGTGCCGGGCGGGGGCATGGAGCCCGAGGAGGAGCCGGGCGGTGCGGCGGTCCGAGAGGTGTACGAAGAGGCGGGAGTCAAGGGGAAGTTAGGCCGGCTCCTGGGCGTCTTCGAACAGAACCAGGATCGCAAGCACAGAACGTACGTGTATGTACTGACTGTCACGGAGCTGCTGGAGGATTGGGAAGATTCGGTTAGCATTGGGAGGAAGCGAGAGTGGTTCAAAGTCGAAGATGCCATCAAGGTTCTCCAGTGCCACAAGCCCGTGCACGCCGAATATCTGGAGAAACTAAAGCTGGGCGGTTCCCCAACCAATGGAAACTCCATGGCCCCATCCTCGCCAGATAGCGATCCCTA g